One Tiliqua scincoides isolate rTilSci1 chromosome 9, rTilSci1.hap2, whole genome shotgun sequence DNA segment encodes these proteins:
- the SIAH1 gene encoding E3 ubiquitin-protein ligase SIAH1 isoform X2, whose protein sequence is MSRQTATALPTGTSKCTPSQRVPALTGTTASNNDLASLFECPVCFDYVLPPILQCQSGHLVCSNCRPKLTCCPTCRGPLGSIRNLAMEKVANSVLFPCKYASSGCEITLPHTEKADHEELCEFRPYSCPCPGASCKWQGSLDAVMPHLMHQHKSITTLQGEDIVFLATDINLPGAVDWVMMQSCFGFHFMLVLEKQEKYDGHQQFFAIVQLIGTRKQAENFAYRLELNGHRRRLTWEATPRSIHEGIATAIMNSDCLVFDTSIAQLFAENGNLGINVTISMC, encoded by the coding sequence ATGAGCCGTCAGACTGCTACAGCACTTCCGACAGGTACCTCCAAGTGTACACCATCCCAGAGGGTGCCTGCGTTGACTGGCACCACCGCTTCCAACAATGACTTGGCTAGTCTCTTTGAGTGTCCTGTGTGTTTTGACTATGTACTGCCACCTATTCTGCAGTGCCAAAGCGGCCACCTTGTTTGTAGCAACTGTCGTCCCAAGCTCACATGTTGTCCGACCTGCCGAGGCCCACTGGGCTCTATTCGTAACCTGGCTATGGAAAAAGTTGCCAACTCTGTACTGTTTCCTTGTAAATATGCCTCCTCGGGTTGTGAGATAACCTTGCCCCACACCGAAAAAGCAGACCATGAAGAGCTCTGTGAATTTAGGCCTTATTCGTGTCCTTGCCCTGGTGCTTCTTGTAAGTGGCAAGGCTCACTGGATGCTGTCATGCCCCATCTCATGCACCAGCATAAGTCAATAACGACACTACAGGGTGAAGATATAGTTTTCCTTGCTACAGACATTAATCTTCCTGGTGCAGTGGACTGGGTGATGATGCAGTCTTGTTTTGGCTTTCATTTCATGTTGGTATTGGAGAAACAAGAGAAGTATGATGGTCACCAGCAGTTTTTTGCAATTGTACAACTGATAGGAACACGGAAGCAAGCGGAAAATTTCGCTTACCGCCTCGAGTTGAACGGTCATAGGCGGCGATTGACTTGGGAAGCGACGCCTCGATCGATCCACGAAGGGATTGCAACTGCCATTATGAACAGTGACTGTCTAGTCTTCGATACCAGCATTGCACAGCTTTTTGCCGAGAATGGTAATTTAGGCATCAATGTGACAATTTCAATGTGTTGA
- the SIAH1 gene encoding E3 ubiquitin-protein ligase SIAH1 isoform X1: protein MTGKSAFSFLYAWKGVLDTCLPGNKTSKRKEMSRQTATALPTGTSKCTPSQRVPALTGTTASNNDLASLFECPVCFDYVLPPILQCQSGHLVCSNCRPKLTCCPTCRGPLGSIRNLAMEKVANSVLFPCKYASSGCEITLPHTEKADHEELCEFRPYSCPCPGASCKWQGSLDAVMPHLMHQHKSITTLQGEDIVFLATDINLPGAVDWVMMQSCFGFHFMLVLEKQEKYDGHQQFFAIVQLIGTRKQAENFAYRLELNGHRRRLTWEATPRSIHEGIATAIMNSDCLVFDTSIAQLFAENGNLGINVTISMC, encoded by the coding sequence AAATGAGCCGTCAGACTGCTACAGCACTTCCGACAGGTACCTCCAAGTGTACACCATCCCAGAGGGTGCCTGCGTTGACTGGCACCACCGCTTCCAACAATGACTTGGCTAGTCTCTTTGAGTGTCCTGTGTGTTTTGACTATGTACTGCCACCTATTCTGCAGTGCCAAAGCGGCCACCTTGTTTGTAGCAACTGTCGTCCCAAGCTCACATGTTGTCCGACCTGCCGAGGCCCACTGGGCTCTATTCGTAACCTGGCTATGGAAAAAGTTGCCAACTCTGTACTGTTTCCTTGTAAATATGCCTCCTCGGGTTGTGAGATAACCTTGCCCCACACCGAAAAAGCAGACCATGAAGAGCTCTGTGAATTTAGGCCTTATTCGTGTCCTTGCCCTGGTGCTTCTTGTAAGTGGCAAGGCTCACTGGATGCTGTCATGCCCCATCTCATGCACCAGCATAAGTCAATAACGACACTACAGGGTGAAGATATAGTTTTCCTTGCTACAGACATTAATCTTCCTGGTGCAGTGGACTGGGTGATGATGCAGTCTTGTTTTGGCTTTCATTTCATGTTGGTATTGGAGAAACAAGAGAAGTATGATGGTCACCAGCAGTTTTTTGCAATTGTACAACTGATAGGAACACGGAAGCAAGCGGAAAATTTCGCTTACCGCCTCGAGTTGAACGGTCATAGGCGGCGATTGACTTGGGAAGCGACGCCTCGATCGATCCACGAAGGGATTGCAACTGCCATTATGAACAGTGACTGTCTAGTCTTCGATACCAGCATTGCACAGCTTTTTGCCGAGAATGGTAATTTAGGCATCAATGTGACAATTTCAATGTGTTGA